ttaaaattttaaattataatcagGAAACATTCAACTACAAGAAAAACGAACATTAACGAggaatttaacgaggaaaaagaATCCCTCGCAAAAAAAACgttgattttgcgaggaaagtacgtggaaaaagaaaagcatcgttatttcgtcgtaaaggtAACGACAACAAAAcatattcgtcgtaaagacgatttttgtacaattgacgtggcttttacgaggaaaaactatttcctcgtaaaagccacgtaaatttcgcgagttctttacgacgaaatattacGTGTACTTAACGAGGAAGGAGGAaatttgaatccaccaacttggtaggtggctcacgttttttttttggccatccaattaattttcgtcgtaatttcatAGTTAAATTAcaaactaccagattcgaaattttctaaaatatggaTGTTTGGAAATcatttaaacacaccaacaacaaaaaacgtgaagtgaaagaaaaaaaaatggctggctctggggatatttacgagttgcggaattggatgtatatgcatagagatgctaacgggagagtgacgaaagaataccttgcggggctggagacattatgcaccaagcagattcaacacgcTCGCCCGCCGAAGAAAGtgggtaagatgttctgtccttgtcggaaatgcaacaattcgaaaatGGCAAAACCGTGAAAaagtttggaagcatttaataatagaggtttcacgccaaattactatatctggtttcaacatgggggaaggttataattatgatcagaatgaagctagtagtagtaatagcaatttcaggaagaaccggttatcatcatttgcataatgaacataattaccatcaggaggagatggtagattatgatagggttcatgatatggtagctgatgcattcgtagctcatgatgaagatgaagaacctaatatagatgcaaaaaagttttacggaatgttaaacgcggcgaatcaaccactttacagtggttgtagagaaggtctctctaaattgtcgttggctgctagaatgatgaatattaaaaactgatcacaatctacctgaaagttgcatgaacgaataggcggacttgtttaaagagtatttgccggaagacaatgtgtctgctgattcttattatgagattcagaaatagtttatagtcttgggttgccttcggagatgatagatgtctgcatcgacaactgcatgatctattggagagatgagaagctagaatagaagtatgtcgattctgcaagaagccacgattcaagccgcaaggacggggacgtaatagggtaccgtaccaaaggatgtggtacctaccaattacagacagattgaaaagattgtatcaatcagagcagactgctgcaaagatgagatggcatgccgagcatactcagacggatggtgagatgactcatccatcagatgctagagcctggaaacatttcaacaaagtacatccggattttgctagcaatagccggaatgtgtatctcggattatgcacagatggatttagtccgttcggaatgtcagggagacaatattcattatggccagtctttcttacgccatacaacctgccaccggagatgtgcatgcaacgggagttgttattcttgacgatattgatacctggtccgaaccatccaaaaaggtccctggatgtttcctacaaccactgataaaagagttgaaggatttgtggtcaacaggggtgaggacgtacgactgttcaacgaagacgaattttacgatgcgagctatgcttttgtggaccataagtgactttcctgcatatgggatgttgtctggatggactacacatgggagattagcttgtccatattgtaatggaacgacagatgcgtttcaactgaagaatggtaggaagacaagttggtttgattgtcatcgtcgatttcttcccattggccatccttaccgaagaaacaagaatttgtttaggcacaaaagggttgtgagagacactcctccaccatatctaactggagaacaaattgaagcacaaatcgactactacggagctaacgaaacagttcgttggggtggtaattggcatgtccctcgtaatatgcctgattctaacggtgttcatcacagctggcacaagaagagtatattttgggagttgccatattggaaggatcttcttctgcgccacaacctcgatgtgatgcatatagagaagaatttctttgagaacatcatgaatacaatattgaatgtcccagggaagacaaaagacaacataaaatcgaggttggacttgccggatatttgctcaagaagcgagttacatattaaaagcaatggacaagttcccgttccgatattcagactgtcttcagaaaaaaagtcggtgttgttcaactgggtggcatcagaagtgaagtttcccgatgggtatgtttcaaatctctctagatgtgttgaaaatggtcaaaagttctctcggatgaagagtcatgattgtcatgtctttatgcaacgactgctgccctttgcatttgcagagctacttccaacaaacgtacatgaagcacttgcaggttcgtagtgttttatatcacaataattttataacggtctagtttgcaaaataatatacgactaacaatgtgtttaattgttttggaatataaaaggcattggagcatttttcagggatctgagcacacgcactcttaaagaagaagttgtggaacagcttcaggagaacattcccatcttattgtgcaacttggagaagatatttcctcctggattttttgacgtcatggagcatctagctgtccacctcccatatgaagcattgcttcgtggacctgtacattacggatggatgtatcagtatgagcgagccatgaaatatttgaagggaaaagcaaagaacctcgccaaagttgaaggttctataattgctggaagtttgacggaagaagtttctcacttcacatcgtactactttgcgtcaaaagtacgtacccatagaagagctccaagaagatatgatgatggtggagttgcgccaacatatgcagttgctggtgttccagacatctttagccagattggacgactcggtgggaagtctaaagaggtttggtggtcgagtgaacaagacgctcatagtgcacacacctatattctactcaattgcgaggatccattgatgcgttattttgaaaggtaacatatatggacacttcaaaacacatataattaattatataattgcaagagattcattctatgaaatgtgattaattttacagcctatttgtttctcaagtcgaagaaacatttcctggtatatccacaagtgacgtagacaaaaggaaagatcagcacttcattaagtggttgcggaatcaggtattataactcaaactattttttcatacatgatttgtattttaatgttctctttatttttgcaggttgattatgacgacgatgcagattatcctaagtggttacacgaagtaattcaatctccacttgtaaaggtcaccacatcacagatgtatttcacacgaggctacacttttcacacatatgagtatggtagacagcgggcgaccagtaactatggaatatgtgtgaaaggggaaacagatttctacgggatcttgacggagattattgaagtcgaatttccagggatactgaagctgaaatgcgtcatcttcaaatgtgaatggttcgaccccgtcgtcaacagaggtgttcggtctaacaaatttggtgtagttgatgtcaacggtggacgtcggtacaacaaattcgagcctttcatcttagcttcacaagcagaccaagttagcttccttccataccctcggatgagagattcgggtataaattggttagcagtgatcaaagttacacctcgaggacgaatcatcagtggagaagaaccaccattgcaagaagaacagataaatgaagtcgaggaacctgaacaagaaattgatgacatccttctcattgatccgcataatcacgaatacgaagatcttaccgatgatgccacagacgaagctgtagaagacgagtttaatgaaaatgatgatatttctagtgatgacgagaatgtcgatgtatccgattgatgtatttgattttgtgtagtttgttttatgaataaggtaatgtgagagtttgttttatgaataaggtaatgtgggagtttgttttatgaataagaaattgtgggagtttgttttataaataagtaaatgtgggaattgtggtttggcatggaaataaagatggggtttggaatatatgaagtagaagataaggaatatggggttttggggtttcggattttagggatttaaacgtaatactcgttaattcctcgtaagttgaCGTCGAATGTACGACGTAATCctcgtttattccacgtaggacagaatcgtcgtaaagaacTCGTTAGCTTACgtggaaataacgacgaaactaaaaaaataaagaaagcgaaacccgttaattccacgtaggacggaatcgtcgtaaagacctcgtaaggtaaatagacgtaaataccacgtaaagtaaatgacgaaggaggcactctttaattccacgtaggatgatttcgtcgtaaacacctcgtaacaaaatcgtcgtaaaaacctcgtagactaaaaactagaaaaaaaagaaaagaagagagacacCAGAtttacatgtggcaagacttccagcaattataatacttaagtctcgcccacataaattctaatatcttcttctctttctttttttccaaatatttctaatttggtGAAAAGCGGAACTAGCTACTTCCTCATAGTATAAAAactagtaaaaaagaaaaaaagaaagatactggaattATATGTGGGAGACTTAAGTCTCACCCacataaattctaatatcttcttttcttcttttttttcaaatatttctaatttgaaaagtattttggtgaggagtgtgatttgagatagggtgtgttttgtgagtttgtgtgtggtttgagaaggaaagttgtgggtatttatagaaaatataggCTCGCTTATTCCTCGTAACTGGttaactcgttaattccacgtaacccAACTCGTCGTAAAAACGTCGTTaacgaaaacgcgggcctttgtatttcgtcgctatttcctcgtaaatgaaaacgcgggcctctgtaatttctcgtaagtttacgaggaaattacgaggacaagtaatcttatatatatcccgagcgagctcgctctgtctttcctctccacttcctctccacttcctccctaattcgtagcaatggtaagtctctctaattcctctctactttgattagtttaggatagattaggtggttagtatagggaatttagataggtttactgatcttatgttatttagtgttgattaggtggataatgttggaaagTATATTGTtcacgaaaatttaaaaaattaaattttttctcaggttcgaaaaggtagacttactgcccattacagagagatgtttggtgagccgggtagtcgtttagacccgtcgtcttcttcagctcccggttcttcgggtcaggagactgtccccgagactcagtacactcagagagtcattggatctccttcttctagtgcaccatcggttcctcaCGTGCCTCCCCAGATGgctcctcctcctgtgccttCTCCGATGCCGGCACCTCCGATGCccgccgagattcatcccgatttgatggtgcctccgagtgctccttactcgcagtacaccgtagaggacattctccgtctgccaggcagagaaggtttaccagtcatcgaccccgaccgaccggacggaactttatggtatgtttcattatttttttattctttttaaattcttttataactttaaaaaataatttatattttaaatttgtatttttcaggtgggggattgacggatgtcttgcatcggacgtaaccgacacgataaaaggttacttctccatgccacatccgaactggaaaacGACGccccactacgtcagaaagacgtggttcaaaatttacgctgtaagttctattaattaaatatatatctttaaattttttcattatttatatatatattttttctgaaaaactaattataaattattttttccaacagcaaaaatataattgggccttggggatcactgagagggtgaggaagaagtttgtcgcgaaggcgaaagttcgcttgttggacacggtctccaactggaagggtgactggatcgtgaaggggtatgagcgtggcaaacccgctgagctcaccacggatgtctgggatggcctcatccgatattggcgtcttcctgattccattagaatcgcccagtcttgctctaactcccgtaacacagtcgatgagcacgggaacgggccgatgcttcacactacgggccaaaaaccccacgccggtgtccgtttggaaatggtaattaaaaatttaattatattaaatttttagtatatttttatatatattctaacaactttcttaaatgtttttttaggccaaagagacgggagaatTCCCGTCTCTTAtacaactttacgagaggacccacaagaacaaggcgggccgatttatagatggcaagtccgagcaaatctacaacgatttggctgctcgggttgaagaacgccagacctagctgacccaacagtccaccgatggattacccgtcaccttatccacacctgaagtggataagctttacgaggaggtaaattttctaaaattttaattttcttaaatattcatttaatttaattttaaatttttactaacaaaatttattttttgtttttaaggttgtccctaaaaaaaagggacggacgttggggattggttccgtcaacgatgttccgagagcgacatcgtcttatgttcagcgacgggatgatgaagtctctcatttgcgtagggagtccgaagagctgcgtagagagtctgcTGAGCTGCGTCACGAGTTGAGATCGACgcgatctcgtatgggtggactcgagggcttcttggacgttgtagcggccacaaatccggaatgggagacTTTGTTGAGGACCATGCGACAACAAAATCCTATCCCAGGCGAGTCACCGACCGACGActcacatgccgaggcggatgttcaggcgaggagtgatgaattctaccaggcgattAACGAccacccttagttctttttaatttcggttcttgtattatgaattcaaaacttatttatatataaaatattttggttttgatttttctagaattttaattttattaataatttaaataatttaaattatatttataattataattttttatatttctataaaataatgaaacgaagtaaattcgtagctaattttgcggcttctttacgtggaagcttaacgtggtttttacgaggaaacttttacaaggaaataacgtggaaatctatcaaggtttttacgttttctttacgtggaaagctgtcaaggtatttacgtttaTTTTACGAGTTTTTATTTAcgtgggttttacgagaaaagtttttcgtggtatttacgaggaaacttagcgacgtccttacgtggaatctttacgtggtctttacgacgaaatatcctccttcgcttttacgacgaaattatttcctcgctaccttacgacgaattagcgaggatatatgcgttacgacaaacgtataacgacgaaacgggtttcctcgctaattcctcgtaacactgcttttacgacgaagtaacgaggaaaactgccctcgtaaaacttgtgttttcttgtagtgtctgtaaataattaattatcaacATTAACTAATTACATAGATTTTgctaatatttataattatatttgttttcacaatatttttatctattagtttaaattaaatttgtataGTAAATTATTCTTTGaactatatataattattattcagTTATATTACAAAttgtcaaaatatatattttttgaacttttaaattgtcaaaatatttattctttattttagatCCTTCTCTAGTGTGAGCAGAGTTAGGAGAGGAAGATGGCTGTTTCTAGCTGCTGCACTAGTGAGTCTGGCCTGGGAGTTTGTTTTGGCAATGTGGCTAAGCAACCCACAGAGGAGGGATATTGTAAACTCTCACAACCAAAGGGAGAGCAGGACCAGAAGATGGATGCCGTTTTCCTGACAGCTGATGATGCttgagtttttgtttctgtttcatCTAATGGATATTGACCTTGTGTTGTTTGCAAATGTTAGTTTAAACCGTTTTAAGCACAGGTCAGAAACTATAATATACTTTGATTTATTCAGAGCAAACAAGAGGAAGGTCGCTCAGCTCATATGGCACTACgcaagaaagagaaaaaaaaaaaagataaagaatCTAGAAGAGTATGTTGATATACAATACCATCCATCCGGCCATTGAGAAGATGGCAAAGATGTGAACCCAGAAGAGCACAGCAGCTGACTCCCTTCCACATCCTCTAAGGTTGGCAACAGCACCTGAGAGCACAGAGGTAGGCATTGTGTGCTGTAGAAGTAACACAAACCTAAACATCTTGTCACCAGCTGGAAGGAACCCAAGTTTGTCTGCTAATGTCACTATCCCTAGCCCTGCTGGTGGCACCAACACCAACCGTCCAATTATAATCGCCGCTGTTGTCTTGAAACCAAGCTTTGAACTTCCTGGTCCTGTAAAATGTTTTATACAAGAAAGTTCCAATAAGATGGGCTCAAAACAAATGTCTATATATGGATATGAGAGAGGAGCCATCCTTACCGTTGATGAGATTCCCACCAAGTGCCAGCAAGATGCATGGTATCATGGCGTCCctaaagtttttaaaagttatattaGCGTATTGATTCGCAGAAGATAAATAGAGAGTGGTACTTACCCAAGAATCATGCAGCTGTCtgtgaagaagaaaagaggTGAATTGTTTGTGAATATCAACTTCTTTGTGAAAGGTATTGCACCAAGTATCATGGCAAGAATCTGGAagtaaacaaataaaacttgTCTTTTTTAGTTACATAGTAAATGTTTCATCAGATTGTCAGAATAGTACAGGCGAGAGATACTTACAGAAGCAATTATTGCAGGTTGGATGATTTGCTTTAGTTTCAACTTCTCATAGAGGTAAACAAAGATGTGTGTAATCTTTGAATCCTCTCTTTCTCTAGGTTCGGCGCTCTGTACAGGGAGGCGAGCTTGAGCGGGTGGAGTGTCCTTGGGATAGTTATGAGTAAGCAAGGGGACTTGCTCTGGAGAAGCAGCGTTTTTCAAAggtagattttcttcttctccgtcaAAACCTTCAGGGGGAGGAGTAAACATCTGGTACACATATGTGTAGAGGATGATGGCACCAACCTAAAATTAATAGTTTATTAAAGTCCCTGAATGATATATCAT
The Brassica napus cultivar Da-Ae unplaced genomic scaffold, Da-Ae ScsIHWf_1620;HRSCAF=2235, whole genome shotgun sequence DNA segment above includes these coding regions:
- the LOC125598078 gene encoding protein PIN-LIKES 6-like, encoding MITRILSDLMDMPTAVAAGESVLGTIKIAVMPIAKVFTMCFLGLLMASKYVNILPPSGRKLLNGLVFTLLLPCLIFSQLGQAVTLHKMLEWWFIPVNVVLGTISGSLIGFLVATIIRPPYPYFKFTIIQIGVGNIGNVPLVLLAALCRDKSNPFGDSEKCSIDGTAYISFGQWVGAIILYTYVYQMFTPPPEGFDGEEENLPLKNAASPEQVPLLTHNYPKDTPPAQARLPVQSAEPREREDSKITHIFVYLYEKLKLKQIIQPAIIASILAMILGAIPFTKKLIFTNNSPLFFFTDSCMILGDAMIPCILLALGGNLINGPGSSKLGFKTTAAIIIGRLVLVPPAGLGIVTLADKLGFLPAGDKMFRFVLLLQHTMPTSVLSGAVANLRGCGRESAAVLFWVHIFAIFSMAGWMVLYINILF